In Brassica rapa cultivar Chiifu-401-42 chromosome A06, CAAS_Brap_v3.01, whole genome shotgun sequence, a single window of DNA contains:
- the LOC103848021 gene encoding WD repeat and HMG-box DNA-binding protein 1, giving the protein MKSRTLKLREAHKVGGSGAAFCSILWDQKAQHFVTSSSSDPSISVHDGRSPSSSPPTILRHHQDGVTALALSHDSSFLASGSIDHCVKLYKFPSGEFQTNITRFTLPIRVLAFNGSGSLLAAAGDDEGIKLINTVDGSIVRVLKGHKGPVTGLDFNPNGELLASLDSNGTVLCWELQSGIVSYTLKSVAPDTGFSTSVVNILRWSPDGRILAVPGLRNDVVMYDRFTGEKLFALRGDHLQSICYITWAPNGKYIATSGLDKQVLLWDLDKKQDIDRQKFEERICCMAWKPNSNALSVIDVRGKYGIWESLVPSSMVAPTVGIPDILPKRRNEILTFDEEMEEELSPSLNDDDDGESHQPSRKRIRRKTVIDDDVDLDEEFYDDGSSIPGYRKKSHGVRSGLPRSIARSTNFKMQKPFQPGATPPEQGKRTFLCYNMLGCITTIEHEGNYRIETDFHDTGRGPRVSSMIDIYGFTMASINESGCVFANPSKGEKNMSVLMYRPFRSWASNSEWTMRFEGEEVKVVANGSGWVAAITSLNLLHIFSEGGLQKHVISLSGPVVTATGCRDQLAVVTHVSDCLPSNEQVMEFRVLNISKMTQQLNGRVALTPGSHLTWIGFSEEGSFSSFDSEGVLRVFTSQYGGSWIPVFSTTKVKKQEENYWVVGLNTTSLYCIACKHPERFPQVTPKPILSILDLSLPLASSDLGAASLENEFILKQLRLYETQRRVDDMAFAEVDTTALEDEAFDLEVSQDRCILRLISSCCSRDKFVRAGELMRLLSLEKSMRAAITLVTKLKLPFLAEKFCSILEEKLLEEANEATENHPQNPSREVVKSKVQNSSALVQTSENTEAVLKASAPKPSATTLVRKAKVSEGLNLGKEQIKRDETDDVKKREVNKLNLMKNPVNSVSSEDKGLRKEANQQDARPSSNPFLKSIV; this is encoded by the exons ATGAAGTCACGAACGCTTAAACTCCGTGAAGCCCATAAAGTCGGCGGAAGCGGCGCCGCGTTTTGCTCTATTCTCTGGGACCAGAAAGCGCAACACTTTGTCACTTCATCTTCTTCGGATCCATCCATCTCCGTCCACGATGGACGCTCGCCTTCCTCTTCGCCCCCGACGATTCTCCGCCATCACCAAGACGGCGTCACCGCCTTGGCTCTTAGCCATGACTCTTCCTTCCTCGCCTCTGGATCTATAGATCATTGCGTTAAGCTCTACAAATTCCCAA GTGGAGAATTTCAGACAAACATAACCAGATTCACGCTTCCGATTCGGGTGCTTGCCTTTAATGGCTCAGGGAGTTTATTGGCAGCTGCTGGAGACGACGAAGGGATCAAACTCATCAACACCGTTGACGGCTCCATTGTTCGAGTTCTAAAAGGGCATAAAGGACCTGTGACTGGCTTAGATTTCAACCCTAATGGTGAGCTCTTGGCTTCGCTTGACTCAAACGGGACTGTTCTATGCTGGGAACTCCAGAGTGGAATCGTTTCCTACACCCTTAAGTCTGTTGCTCCCGACACTGGTTTCAGCACTTCCGTTGTGAATATCCTTAGATGGAGCCCTGATGGTCGGATCCTCGCCGTGCCTGGTTTGAGAAACGACGTGGTGATGTATGATAGATTCACCGGGGAGAAGCTTTTTGCCCTGAGAGGAGACCACCTCCAGTCTATATGCTACATAACGTGGGCTCCTAATGGCAAGTATATAGCTACTTCTGGTTTGGATAAACAAGTGCTTCTCTGGGATCTTGATAAGAAACAAGACATAGACAGGCAGAAGTTCGAGGAGAGGATATGTTGTATGGCCTGGAAACCAAATTCTAATGCTTTGTCTGTGATTGATGTCAGGGGTAAATATGGAATTTGGGAGTCTTTGGTTCCATCATCAATGGTTGCTCCTACTGTTGGCATTCCAGACATACTACCAAAGAGGAGGAATGAGATTCTTACTTTTGATGAGGAAATGGAGGAAGAACTATCTCCAAGTttaaatgatgatgatgatggagaaTCTCATCAGCCTAGCAGGAAAAGAATCAGGAGAAAAACCGTCattgatgatgatgttgatCTAGATGAGGAATTTTATGATGATGGTAGCAGCATACCTGGCTACAGGAAGAAATCACACGGTGTGAGAAGTGGGCTTCCCAGAAGCATTGCCCGATCAACCAACTTCAAAATGCAAAAACCTTTTCAACCGGGTGCAACACCCCCGGAACAAGGAAAGAGGACATTCTTGTGTTACAATATGTTGGGATGCATAACTACAATTGAACACGAGGGAAACTACCGTATTGAG ACAGATTTTCATGATACTGGAAGAGGTCCACGAGTTTCATCAATGATCGACATCTATGGCTTCACTATGGCATCAATAAATGAAAGTGGATGTGTCTTTGCAAACCCGAGCAAGGGAGAAAAGAACATGAGTGTTCTTATGTATCGACCATTCAGAAGCTGGGCCAGTAATAGTGAG TGGACAATGAGGTTTGAAGGTGAAGAGGTGAAGGTTGTCGCTAACGGTTCTGGTTGGGTAGCTGCGATTACAAGCCTCAATTTGCTTCACATATTTAGCGAGGGTGGTTTACAG AAACATGTTATCTCCCTTAGTGGCCCAGTTGTCACTGCAACAGGATGTAGAGATCAACTTGCTGTGGTAACTCATGTTTCAGACTGTCTTCCTTCAAATGAACAG GTGATGGAATTTAGAGTCTTGAACATAAGCAAAATGACTCAACAGTTGAACGGCCGTGTTGCCTTAACCCCTGGCTCACATTTAACATGGATAGGATTCAGTGAAGAAGGTTCTTTCAGCTCATTTGATTCTGAG GGTGTACTGAGGGTTTTTACTAGTCAATATGGTGGCTCGTGGATCCCGGTCTTCAG TACCACCAAAGTGAAGAAACAGGAAGAAAACTACTGGGTGGTTGGTTTGAATACGACCAGTTTATACTGTATAGCTTGTAAACACCCAGAACGTTTCCCACAg GTGACACCAAAACCAATCCTTAGTATTCTGGACCTCTCCCTCCCGCTTGCATCTTCAGATTTAGGAGCAGCATCTCTAGAAAATGAGTTCATTCTAAAGCAGCTGCGTTTATACGAG ACTCAAAGAAGGGTGGACGATATGGCTTTTGCCGAGGTGGACACGACAGCACTTGAAGATGAGGCTTTCGACCTGGAAGTTTCTCAAGATAGATGCATACTAAGGCTCATCAGCTCGTGTTGTAGCC GTGACAAGTTTGTAAGGGCTGGTGAACTTATGAGGTTACTCTCTCTAGAAAAATCGATGAGAGCCGCAATAACACTGGTTACCAAACTCAAGCTTCCATTCTTGGCAGAGAAATTCTGTAGCATACTCGAG GAAAAGTTGCTCGAAGAAGCTAACGAGGCTACCGAAAATCATCCGCAAAATCCAAGCAGAGAAGTGGTTAAATCCAAGGTCCAGAATTCTTCGGCTCTGGTTCAGACAAGCGAAAACACAGAGGCAGTTCTGAAAGCTTCTGCACCTAAACCGTCTGCTACTACACTTGTTAGGAAAGCAAAAGTTTCAGAAGGTCTCAACCTGGGAAAAGAACAAATAAAGAGAGACGAAACTGACGATGTGAAGAAACGAGAGGTAAATAAATTGAACTTGATGAAGAATCCTGTGAACAGTGTTAGTAGTGAAGACAAGGGACTGAGAAAGGAAGCGAATCAACAAGACGCACGACCTTCTTCAAACCCGTTCCTGAAATCAATTGTTTAA